In Tepidimonas taiwanensis, the following are encoded in one genomic region:
- a CDS encoding replicative DNA helicase, whose translation MSEQELSGPTPTAPVIPFHDDLQLAQLRVPPHSLEAESSVLGGLLLDNSAWDRVADLITETDFYRAEHQRIFEAIAALINANKPADVITVYEHLTSLGRAEEVGGLAYLNQLAQFVPSAANIRRYAEIVRERAILRKLIVASDEIAAQAFAPRGKPVATILDEAEQKILSIGEEGSRMKQGFQSMDKLVVELLDRVQEMADNPNDITGVPTGFIDLDRMTAGLQPGDLIIIAARPSMGKTSFAINIAEHVALNEGLPVAVFSMEMGAAQLAVRVVGSIGRINQGHLRTGKLTPDEWPRLTEAIEKLRHVSLYIDETPGLTPAELRANARRLARQCGKLGLIVVDYLQLMSGSNSDGENRATELGEISRGLKMLAKELQCPVIALSQLNRGVEQRTDKRPMMSDLRECVTGDTLVCLADGRRVPIQELVGTQPEVWALDAQQRLVPARADIVWRVGNRPVYEVRLASGRTLVATADHRLLGAQGWVAIAALRKGDRLAIARRIPQPAHATAWPEEHLALLAHLIGDGSYLDGQPLRYATSSDENAAIVTRAAEAMGCTVRRYPGRGRWWQLLIRGNGNRWQTKGVNAWLRGLGVYGQRSREKRIPQEAFTLNDECVAVLLRHLWATDGAIHIRPHGQKGSPRVYFSTASRGLAHDVAALLLRLGIVARIRLSRTGGGVWTVDISGAEQLKRFLETAGAFGPRVEPAQRLAEWLGRGSDAPRRRQFNVDTLPKAIFDRIRRVMREKGVSHRQMAQWRGTAYGGTSHFRFSPSRSVVADYAQRLGDEALLNWAQSDLFWDTVVAVEPAGEREVFDLTVPDRASWLADGIVSHNSGAIEQDADIIMFIYRDEYYTKDQCKEPGVAEIIIGKQRNGPTGTVKLAFLNALTRFENLAEYHSDY comes from the coding sequence ATGAGCGAGCAAGAGTTGAGCGGGCCGACGCCCACCGCGCCCGTGATTCCGTTTCACGATGACCTGCAACTGGCCCAGCTGCGCGTGCCGCCGCACTCGCTGGAGGCCGAATCCAGCGTGCTGGGCGGGTTGCTGCTGGACAACAGTGCGTGGGACCGCGTGGCGGACCTGATCACCGAGACCGACTTCTACCGCGCCGAGCACCAGCGCATCTTCGAGGCCATCGCCGCGCTGATCAACGCCAACAAGCCCGCGGACGTCATCACGGTCTATGAACACCTGACGAGTCTGGGGCGGGCTGAGGAGGTGGGGGGGCTTGCCTACCTCAACCAGCTCGCGCAGTTCGTCCCCAGCGCGGCCAACATCCGGCGCTATGCCGAGATCGTGCGCGAGCGCGCGATCCTGCGCAAGCTCATCGTCGCCAGCGACGAGATCGCCGCGCAGGCCTTCGCGCCGCGCGGCAAGCCCGTGGCCACCATCCTCGACGAGGCGGAGCAGAAAATCCTCTCCATCGGCGAGGAAGGCAGCCGCATGAAGCAGGGCTTCCAGTCGATGGACAAGCTCGTGGTGGAGCTGCTCGACCGCGTGCAGGAGATGGCCGACAACCCCAACGACATCACTGGGGTGCCCACCGGCTTCATCGACCTGGACCGCATGACCGCCGGGCTGCAGCCGGGCGACCTCATCATCATCGCGGCACGCCCCAGCATGGGCAAGACGAGCTTTGCGATCAACATCGCCGAGCACGTTGCGCTCAACGAAGGCTTGCCGGTGGCGGTGTTCTCGATGGAAATGGGCGCCGCGCAGCTGGCGGTGCGGGTCGTGGGATCGATCGGCCGCATCAATCAGGGGCACCTGCGCACCGGCAAGCTCACGCCCGATGAGTGGCCGCGCCTGACCGAGGCGATCGAGAAGCTGCGCCACGTATCCCTCTACATCGACGAGACACCGGGCCTCACGCCCGCGGAGCTGCGCGCCAACGCCCGGCGCCTGGCCCGCCAGTGCGGCAAGCTGGGCCTGATCGTCGTGGACTACCTGCAGCTCATGAGCGGCAGCAACAGCGACGGCGAAAACCGCGCCACCGAACTGGGCGAAATCTCGCGCGGCCTCAAGATGCTGGCCAAGGAGCTGCAATGCCCCGTGATCGCGCTGTCGCAGCTCAACCGCGGCGTGGAGCAGCGCACCGACAAGCGGCCGATGATGTCGGATCTGCGGGAGTGCGTCACCGGAGATACTTTGGTTTGTTTGGCGGACGGACGACGCGTGCCCATTCAGGAGCTCGTGGGCACCCAACCCGAAGTCTGGGCACTCGATGCCCAGCAGCGCTTGGTACCGGCGCGGGCCGACATCGTGTGGAGGGTCGGCAATCGGCCGGTATACGAAGTGCGTTTGGCCAGTGGCCGCACGCTCGTGGCCACCGCCGATCACCGTCTTCTGGGTGCGCAAGGGTGGGTTGCCATAGCAGCCTTACGCAAAGGCGATCGACTCGCCATTGCCCGTCGGATTCCCCAACCCGCGCACGCCACCGCGTGGCCCGAGGAACATTTGGCGCTGCTCGCTCACCTGATCGGGGATGGCAGCTATCTGGACGGTCAGCCGTTGCGGTATGCGACCTCATCAGACGAAAACGCTGCGATCGTTACCCGGGCGGCCGAGGCGATGGGGTGCACCGTGCGGCGCTACCCTGGCCGGGGGCGGTGGTGGCAACTCCTCATCCGCGGTAACGGGAACCGTTGGCAAACCAAAGGCGTAAATGCCTGGCTGCGTGGGCTCGGCGTGTATGGACAGCGTTCGCGTGAAAAGCGGATTCCGCAGGAAGCGTTCACGCTCAATGACGAATGCGTGGCCGTTTTGTTGCGGCACCTCTGGGCGACAGACGGCGCGATTCATATTCGCCCGCACGGGCAAAAAGGTAGCCCACGGGTGTATTTCTCCACGGCAAGTCGTGGGCTCGCGCACGACGTCGCGGCGCTCCTGCTGCGGTTGGGCATTGTTGCGCGGATACGGTTGAGCCGCACGGGTGGCGGCGTCTGGACCGTCGACATCTCCGGGGCAGAGCAACTCAAGCGGTTTTTGGAAACGGCCGGCGCTTTCGGGCCGCGCGTCGAGCCTGCGCAACGACTGGCCGAGTGGCTGGGACGTGGCTCGGACGCGCCTCGCCGCCGACAGTTCAATGTGGACACGCTGCCGAAGGCGATTTTCGATCGCATCCGTCGCGTGATGCGCGAGAAGGGTGTCAGCCATCGCCAGATGGCGCAATGGCGTGGGACCGCATACGGCGGCACTTCGCATTTTCGATTTTCGCCGTCGCGATCCGTGGTGGCCGACTACGCGCAACGCTTGGGCGACGAGGCGCTGCTGAACTGGGCACAGTCGGATCTTTTCTGGGATACCGTCGTGGCGGTGGAGCCTGCCGGTGAACGGGAGGTCTTTGACCTGACCGTCCCGGATAGGGCTTCGTGGTTGGCCGATGGGATTGTCAGCCACAACTCGGGCGCGATCGAACAAGACGCCGACATCATCATGTTCATCTACCGCGACGAGTACTACACCAAGGACCAGTGCAAGGAGCCGGGCGTGGCCGAGATCATCATCGGTAAGCAGCGCAACGGCCCGACGGGCACGGTCAAGCTCGCGTTCCTGAACGCGCTCACCCGCTTCGAGAATCTGGCGGAGTACCACAGCGATTACTGA
- a CDS encoding DUF2789 domain-containing protein, whose amino-acid sequence MIDHPFHGFRELFEQLGLPSDEQSIRRFIETHAPLPRHVALPDAPFWTPPQAAFLRDARCEDADWAEVVDRLDAALRG is encoded by the coding sequence ATGATCGACCACCCGTTTCACGGTTTCCGGGAACTGTTCGAGCAGCTCGGCCTGCCATCGGACGAGCAGAGCATCCGCCGCTTCATCGAAACCCACGCGCCACTGCCCCGTCACGTCGCGCTGCCGGATGCGCCGTTCTGGACGCCGCCGCAGGCGGCTTTCCTGCGTGACGCGCGCTGTGAGGATGCCGACTGGGCGGAGGTGGTGGACCGGCTCGATGCGGCGTTGCGGGGATAG
- a CDS encoding M20/M25/M40 family metallo-hydrolase has product MSTAYTDPTALDAWIDAHFDEEVRFLQALLRVPTDTPPGDNARHAEVTATLLEAMGWSVERHPVPADIVHAAGLASITNLIVRRRYGSDAATQRPVIALNAHGDVVPPGEGWTHDPYGGEIVDGKLYGRAAAVSKSDFATYVFAVRALEAVARPRQGAVELHFTYDEEFGGELGPGWLLRQGLTQPDLMMAAGFTYQVVTAHNGCLQLEVTIEGEMAHAAIPDSGTDALQGAVHILNALYRLNADYLAIRSGVGGITHPYLNVGRIEGGTNTNVVPGKVTFKLDRRLIPEEDPTAVEAALRRTIGEAAATYAPVRGGRALKVSVRRLLLAHAMRPLPGAQPLVRALQRHAHAVLGEAIPAVGTPLYTDVRLYVERGVPGVIYGAGPRTVRESNAKRADEHLVLEDLRRATKIVARALADLLGPTSPLQQTPRE; this is encoded by the coding sequence ATGAGCACCGCTTACACAGACCCCACTGCACTGGACGCCTGGATCGATGCCCACTTCGACGAGGAAGTGCGGTTCCTGCAGGCGCTGCTGCGGGTGCCGACCGACACCCCGCCGGGCGACAACGCACGCCACGCCGAGGTCACCGCCACCCTGTTGGAAGCGATGGGTTGGTCCGTGGAGCGCCACCCCGTGCCCGCGGATATCGTGCACGCGGCCGGACTGGCGTCGATCACCAACCTGATCGTGCGGCGTCGCTACGGCAGCGATGCCGCGACACAGCGCCCGGTGATCGCGCTCAATGCGCACGGTGACGTCGTGCCGCCCGGCGAGGGTTGGACCCACGACCCCTATGGCGGCGAGATCGTCGACGGCAAGCTCTACGGCCGCGCCGCCGCGGTCAGCAAAAGCGACTTCGCCACATACGTGTTCGCCGTCCGCGCGCTGGAAGCCGTCGCGCGTCCGCGGCAAGGCGCGGTGGAGCTGCACTTCACCTACGACGAAGAGTTTGGCGGCGAGCTGGGGCCGGGGTGGCTGTTGCGACAGGGCCTGACCCAGCCGGATCTGATGATGGCCGCCGGCTTCACCTACCAAGTGGTCACGGCCCACAACGGCTGTCTGCAGCTCGAAGTCACCATCGAGGGGGAAATGGCCCACGCCGCAATCCCCGACAGCGGCACCGACGCGCTGCAGGGTGCTGTGCACATCCTCAATGCCCTGTACCGGCTCAACGCGGACTATCTGGCCATCCGCTCCGGTGTCGGAGGTATCACGCACCCGTACCTGAACGTCGGCCGCATCGAGGGCGGCACCAACACCAACGTCGTGCCGGGCAAGGTCACCTTCAAGCTGGACCGCCGCCTGATCCCGGAAGAGGATCCGACCGCGGTCGAAGCCGCACTGCGCCGCACGATCGGCGAAGCCGCCGCCACCTATGCACCGGTGCGCGGCGGGCGGGCGTTGAAGGTCTCGGTGCGGCGGCTGTTGCTGGCACACGCGATGCGGCCGCTGCCAGGGGCCCAGCCGTTGGTGCGGGCGCTGCAGCGCCACGCCCACGCGGTGCTCGGGGAGGCCATCCCCGCCGTCGGCACACCGCTCTACACCGATGTCCGGCTGTACGTGGAGCGCGGCGTCCCCGGCGTCATCTACGGTGCGGGGCCACGGACGGTGCGCGAATCCAACGCCAAGCGGGCCGACGAACACCTCGTACTGGAAGACCTGCGCCGCGCAACCAAGATCGTGGCGCGCGCACTGGCCGATCTGCTCGGCCCGACCTCGCCCCTGCAGCAGACACCGCGTGAATGA
- the uraD gene encoding 2-oxo-4-hydroxy-4-carboxy-5-ureidoimidazoline decarboxylase, which translates to MSTGIAALDALNAAPLEEACARLDGLYEHSPWIVRAALARRPFATPAALICACADVVDQAPLEAQLALIRAHPELAGKAMVAGTLTAESTGEQSRAGLTHCSPEEFAALQRLNAAYNARFGWPFILAVRGPRGTGLTRAEIIATFERRLHAHPDDEWRECLRQIHRIAEIRLHDKLGWEPTAGHAVWDRLAALARHSEDAGQLTVTYLSEAHRACAAEIAAWMRDAGCDAVEIDAVGNVVGRYAAAQPHARWLLTGSHYDTVRNAGPHDGRLGIAVPLAAVRALHARGERLPFGIEIIAFAEEEGQRYPATFLGSAAVAGAFDPAWLALTDADGVPMADAMRGAGLPGTMDAIAACERDPSRYLGFVEVHIEQGPVLAAANRPLGIVTGINGSVRWLGEYTGVACHAGTTPMTQRRDAAAGAAELVLAVERLARAHPGTVGTVGILDVPSGSINVVPGRCRFSLDLRAPTDAARDALAQVALSEAHAIAEQRGLTLTLRETLRAAAAPSAPAWQARWERAVAAMGVPLHHLPSGAGHDAMMLHRILPQAMLFVRGENGGISHNPLESTTSDDIDLAVQAFARLLRDLAAETV; encoded by the coding sequence ATGAGCACCGGCATCGCGGCGCTCGACGCCCTCAACGCCGCGCCGTTGGAGGAGGCTTGCGCGCGCCTCGACGGGCTGTATGAGCACTCGCCCTGGATCGTGCGCGCGGCCCTGGCGCGCCGCCCGTTTGCGACACCGGCCGCGCTCATCTGTGCCTGCGCCGACGTGGTGGACCAGGCCCCCCTCGAGGCCCAGCTCGCCCTCATCCGAGCCCACCCCGAACTCGCCGGCAAGGCCATGGTCGCTGGCACGCTGACGGCAGAGTCGACCGGCGAACAAAGCCGGGCCGGGCTTACGCATTGCAGCCCCGAGGAGTTCGCGGCGCTGCAACGCCTCAACGCGGCCTACAACGCCCGCTTTGGCTGGCCCTTCATCCTGGCGGTGCGCGGCCCGCGCGGCACCGGGCTGACGCGAGCCGAGATCATCGCCACGTTCGAGCGGCGGCTGCACGCCCACCCGGACGATGAGTGGCGCGAGTGCCTGCGGCAGATTCACCGCATCGCCGAAATCCGCCTGCACGACAAGTTGGGTTGGGAGCCCACCGCGGGACACGCCGTGTGGGATCGGTTGGCGGCCCTCGCCCGACACAGTGAAGATGCCGGTCAGCTGACGGTCACCTACCTCAGCGAAGCCCACCGCGCCTGTGCCGCGGAGATCGCCGCCTGGATGCGCGACGCCGGTTGTGACGCGGTGGAGATCGACGCGGTCGGCAATGTCGTCGGCCGGTATGCCGCGGCGCAACCGCACGCGCGCTGGCTCCTCACCGGCAGCCACTACGACACGGTGCGCAACGCCGGCCCGCACGACGGGCGCTTGGGCATCGCAGTCCCGCTGGCCGCCGTGCGTGCGCTGCACGCACGCGGCGAGCGCCTGCCGTTCGGCATCGAAATCATCGCATTCGCTGAGGAGGAAGGCCAACGCTACCCCGCGACGTTTTTGGGCTCTGCCGCCGTGGCGGGCGCGTTCGATCCCGCGTGGCTCGCCCTCACGGACGCCGACGGCGTTCCCATGGCCGACGCCATGCGCGGCGCGGGGCTGCCGGGTACGATGGACGCCATCGCGGCGTGCGAACGCGATCCGTCCCGCTACCTCGGTTTTGTCGAGGTACACATCGAACAAGGGCCCGTGCTGGCGGCGGCCAACCGCCCGCTGGGGATCGTCACCGGCATCAACGGCAGCGTCCGGTGGCTGGGCGAATACACAGGCGTCGCCTGCCATGCCGGCACCACGCCGATGACGCAGCGCCGCGACGCCGCCGCCGGCGCCGCCGAGCTGGTGTTGGCTGTCGAGCGCCTGGCCCGCGCCCACCCCGGTACGGTCGGCACCGTGGGTATCCTGGACGTGCCGTCGGGCTCCATCAACGTCGTGCCGGGCCGCTGCCGCTTCAGCCTGGACCTGCGCGCGCCGACCGACGCCGCCCGCGACGCGTTGGCGCAGGTGGCCCTCAGCGAAGCCCACGCGATCGCCGAGCAGCGCGGCCTGACGCTGACGCTGCGCGAAACGTTGCGCGCCGCTGCCGCCCCGAGTGCCCCCGCGTGGCAGGCGCGCTGGGAACGCGCGGTGGCGGCGATGGGCGTTCCGCTGCACCACCTGCCCAGCGGCGCGGGACACGACGCGATGATGCTGCACCGTATCCTGCCCCAGGCCATGCTGTTCGTACGGGGGGAAAACGGCGGCATCAGCCACAACCCGCTCGAATCGACGACCAGCGACGATATCGACCTGGCGGTGCAGGCCTTTGCGCGCTTGCTGCGCGATCTGGCCGCCGAAACGGTCTGA
- the puuE gene encoding allantoinase PuuE: MAALYDTTAPYPRDLVGYGRQPPHARWPGGARVAVQFVLNYEEGGENCVLHGDAASETFLSEMFAPAAYPDRHLSMEGIYEYGSRVGVWRILREFESRGLALTVFAVASALQRHPEVAAACRAAGHEIACHGLKWIHYQQVDEATERAHMAEAIAIQTALTGEPPLGWYTGRDSPNTRRLVVDHGGFLYDSDYYGDDLPFWMRVRRSDGTVVNHLVVPYTLDCNDMRFALPQGFSHADPFYLYLRDTFDALYAEGDPEGLDQPRMMSVGMHCRLLGRPGRIGALQRFLDHIQRHDGVWVARRVDIARHWRDTHPCPTPAEDTR; this comes from the coding sequence ATGGCTGCCCTCTACGACACGACCGCCCCCTACCCCCGCGACCTCGTCGGCTACGGTCGCCAGCCCCCGCACGCCCGCTGGCCGGGCGGCGCACGCGTCGCCGTGCAGTTCGTCCTCAACTACGAGGAGGGCGGCGAGAACTGCGTTCTGCACGGTGACGCGGCGAGCGAAACCTTCCTATCCGAGATGTTCGCGCCGGCGGCCTACCCGGATCGGCACCTGAGCATGGAGGGCATCTACGAGTACGGCTCGCGCGTCGGCGTGTGGCGCATCCTGCGCGAGTTCGAATCCCGCGGCCTGGCGTTGACCGTCTTCGCGGTGGCCAGCGCCTTGCAGCGCCACCCGGAAGTGGCGGCCGCCTGCCGCGCGGCGGGCCACGAAATCGCCTGCCACGGGCTCAAATGGATCCACTACCAACAGGTGGATGAGGCGACGGAACGCGCCCACATGGCCGAAGCCATCGCCATCCAGACCGCCCTCACCGGGGAGCCGCCGCTGGGCTGGTACACGGGGCGCGACAGCCCCAACACCCGCCGCCTCGTCGTCGATCACGGGGGTTTTCTCTACGACAGCGATTACTACGGCGACGACCTGCCGTTCTGGATGCGCGTGCGCCGCAGCGACGGCACCGTGGTCAACCACTTGGTCGTGCCGTACACGCTCGACTGCAACGACATGCGCTTTGCGCTCCCGCAGGGTTTTTCGCACGCGGATCCGTTCTACCTCTACCTGCGTGACACATTCGATGCGCTCTATGCCGAAGGCGACCCCGAGGGTCTGGACCAGCCGCGCATGATGAGCGTGGGCATGCACTGTCGGCTGTTGGGTCGCCCGGGGCGTATCGGCGCGCTGCAACGCTTCCTCGATCATATCCAGCGCCACGACGGTGTGTGGGTCGCCCGGCGCGTGGATATTGCGCGCCACTGGCGGGACACCCATCCCTGCCCCACCCCGGCGGAGGACACCCGATGA
- a CDS encoding GntR family transcriptional regulator, which translates to MPDVSAHTIVATITQAIAEHRLLPGTPLVELRLAEHFGVSRTVVRQALHQLAQTRLVQLRPRRGACVAAPTVQEARQILSVRRTLEVDLVRQLAASITDKQLRAWRAHLRAERAAIADGDASTRNQLLGDFHLRLAECSGNQVLTEILGGLLTRSALITLMYQSEPAARHSSEEHEAILDALAARDAEAAARLMADHLEHVISGLSFERPRRSADLSLALG; encoded by the coding sequence ATGCCGGACGTCAGCGCCCACACCATCGTCGCAACCATCACCCAGGCGATCGCCGAACACCGCCTGCTGCCCGGGACCCCGCTGGTGGAGCTGCGCCTGGCGGAGCATTTTGGCGTCTCGCGCACGGTGGTGCGGCAGGCCCTGCACCAGCTCGCCCAGACGCGGCTCGTGCAGCTGCGCCCGCGCCGCGGCGCGTGCGTCGCCGCCCCGACGGTGCAGGAGGCGCGCCAGATCCTGAGTGTGCGCCGCACCCTCGAGGTCGATCTGGTGCGCCAGCTGGCCGCTTCCATTACGGACAAGCAACTGCGTGCCTGGCGCGCGCACTTGCGGGCGGAGCGCGCCGCCATCGCGGACGGTGACGCCAGTACACGCAACCAACTATTGGGAGACTTCCATCTGCGTTTGGCCGAGTGCTCGGGCAACCAGGTGCTGACCGAGATCCTCGGCGGGCTGCTGACCCGCAGCGCGCTCATCACGCTGATGTACCAAAGCGAGCCGGCAGCGCGACACTCCAGCGAGGAGCACGAGGCAATCCTCGACGCGCTTGCCGCGCGCGATGCGGAGGCCGCGGCGCGGCTGATGGCCGATCACCTCGAACACGTAATCAGCGGCCTGTCGTTCGAGCGGCCGCGGCGCAGCGCCGATCTCTCTCTGGCTTTGGGATAA
- the uraH gene encoding hydroxyisourate hydrolase: MGLSTHVLDTMHGCPAAGMAVRLYRLDGSAAEPLASLVLDADGRAAGARLLGQAAFQAGRYRLVFSVGDYFRRRGVALPDPPFLDEVSVDFGVADAQGHYHVPLLVSPWSYATYRGS, from the coding sequence ATGGGCCTGAGCACCCACGTTCTCGATACGATGCACGGCTGTCCGGCCGCTGGGATGGCGGTGCGGCTGTACCGGTTGGACGGTTCCGCGGCGGAGCCGTTGGCGAGCCTCGTGCTGGACGCCGACGGCCGGGCCGCCGGGGCGCGTTTGTTGGGGCAGGCGGCGTTCCAGGCGGGGCGCTATCGGCTGGTGTTTTCGGTCGGCGACTACTTTCGCCGCCGCGGGGTGGCGTTGCCCGATCCGCCGTTCCTGGATGAAGTCAGCGTGGACTTTGGGGTGGCGGATGCGCAGGGGCACTACCACGTGCCGCTGCTGGTGAGCCCCTGGAGCTACGCGACCTACCGGGGGAGCTGA
- the xdhC gene encoding xanthine dehydrogenase accessory protein XdhC — protein sequence MTSGAGAGIAAGVNGAEHATWDDVERARALLTRGPGVLVRVHDVQGSAPRGVGAWMVVTADATAGSIGGGHLEWQAMAHARAMLARLDSRSKRVRWALGPSLGQCCGGVVHLSFERIGVADIEPLAQAALATLTPVAIFGMGHVGRALVDVLRPLPFAVTCIDARAEALPAPHPPVVLVEHADPVQDAVDDLPAGARVLVMTHRHDDDFAIVRAALERLRRRGDLPFIGLIGSRSKWNGFQRRLQALGFGPAECQRVVCPIGLAGIAGKAPSVIAVSVAAQLLMLGASPVCRGTTAAQGARKALSADRVPR from the coding sequence GTGACGTCCGGCGCTGGGGCTGGCATAGCGGCGGGCGTGAACGGCGCGGAGCATGCGACGTGGGATGACGTCGAGCGCGCCCGTGCGTTGCTGACCCGTGGTCCCGGTGTGCTGGTCCGGGTGCACGACGTGCAGGGGTCGGCCCCGCGCGGGGTCGGTGCCTGGATGGTCGTCACGGCCGATGCGACCGCGGGTTCGATCGGCGGCGGACACCTCGAGTGGCAGGCGATGGCGCACGCGCGCGCCATGCTGGCGCGGCTTGATAGCCGCTCCAAGCGGGTGCGCTGGGCGCTGGGCCCGAGCCTGGGCCAATGCTGTGGCGGTGTGGTGCACCTGTCGTTCGAGCGCATCGGGGTGGCGGATATTGAACCGTTGGCGCAGGCCGCGCTAGCGACGCTGACGCCGGTGGCGATTTTTGGCATGGGGCACGTGGGGCGGGCGCTCGTCGACGTGTTGCGCCCGCTGCCTTTTGCCGTGACGTGCATCGACGCGCGCGCCGAGGCGCTTCCCGCGCCGCATCCGCCCGTCGTCCTCGTGGAGCATGCGGACCCGGTGCAGGACGCCGTCGACGACCTGCCCGCCGGGGCGCGGGTGCTGGTGATGACGCACCGGCACGACGATGACTTTGCCATCGTGCGTGCGGCGCTGGAGCGGCTGCGGCGACGGGGTGATCTGCCGTTCATCGGGCTGATCGGCAGCCGCAGCAAATGGAACGGCTTTCAGCGCCGGCTGCAGGCACTGGGTTTCGGTCCGGCGGAGTGTCAGCGGGTCGTCTGCCCCATCGGGCTGGCCGGTATTGCCGGCAAGGCCCCGTCAGTCATCGCCGTTTCCGTGGCGGCGCAGTTGTTGATGCTCGGCGCTTCCCCCGTCTGTCGGGGCACTACGGCCGCGCAGGGGGCGAGGAAGGCGTTGTCAGCAGACCGCGTTCCTCGATGA
- the ureG gene encoding urease accessory protein UreG, which translates to MNATLQNPAPALHHIPGRTKRLPPLRVGIGGPVGSGKTTLLEMLCKAMRDRWDLVAITNDIYTKEDQRLLTASGALPPERILGVETGGCPHTAIREDCSINLEAIDRMLRQFPDADIVFVESGGDNLAATFSPELSDLTIYVIDVAAGEKIPRKGGPGITKSDLFVINKTDLAPHVGANLDVMAADTARMRPDAQRRPWVMTNLKTGEGLDAVVRFIEERGLLTTPSSPPARP; encoded by the coding sequence ATGAACGCGACCCTTCAGAATCCCGCCCCTGCCCTGCACCACATCCCGGGCCGCACCAAGCGGTTGCCGCCGCTGCGCGTCGGCATCGGCGGCCCCGTCGGTTCCGGCAAAACCACGCTGCTGGAGATGCTGTGCAAGGCCATGCGCGACCGCTGGGACCTCGTGGCGATCACCAACGACATCTACACCAAGGAGGACCAGCGACTCCTCACCGCCAGCGGCGCGCTGCCGCCCGAGCGCATCCTCGGTGTGGAAACCGGCGGCTGCCCCCACACGGCGATCCGGGAGGACTGCTCGATCAACCTCGAAGCCATCGACCGCATGCTGCGCCAGTTTCCGGATGCGGACATCGTGTTCGTGGAAAGCGGCGGTGACAACCTGGCCGCCACCTTCAGCCCCGAGCTGTCGGACCTGACGATCTACGTTATCGACGTCGCCGCGGGCGAAAAAATCCCGCGCAAAGGGGGGCCCGGCATCACGAAAAGCGACCTCTTCGTCATCAACAAGACCGACCTCGCGCCGCACGTGGGGGCCAACCTCGACGTGATGGCGGCCGACACCGCACGTATGCGCCCCGATGCGCAGCGCCGGCCGTGGGTCATGACCAATTTGAAGACTGGCGAGGGGCTGGACGCGGTCGTGCGCTTCATCGAGGAACGCGGTCTGCTGACAACGCCTTCCTCGCCCCCTGCGCGGCCGTAG
- a CDS encoding urease accessory protein UreF produces MTPTATLLPLLWLASPALPVGAFSYSEGLEAAVDDGWVHDERSAGDWIVDQLHLSVARAELPVIARACLAARSGDATALRLLDDWVHHSRESAELRLQTEQIGHGVWAWLEALGARPHPCWPDPTSPTHPVALGMALALQTPADTPLEAALAALAFGWAENAVQAAIKAVPLGQAAGQRILRRLVAEIPDAVAEALRRADDPSPLALQAFTPGLALLSSRHETQYSRLFRS; encoded by the coding sequence ATGACCCCCACCGCCACCCTGCTACCTCTCTTGTGGTTGGCCTCACCGGCACTGCCCGTGGGGGCGTTCTCCTACTCCGAGGGACTGGAAGCCGCAGTGGACGACGGGTGGGTGCACGACGAGCGCTCCGCAGGGGATTGGATCGTCGATCAGCTGCACCTGAGTGTGGCGCGCGCGGAATTGCCCGTGATCGCGCGTGCCTGTTTGGCGGCGCGCTCGGGTGACGCCACCGCACTGCGGTTGCTCGACGATTGGGTGCACCACAGCCGCGAGAGCGCCGAGCTGCGCCTGCAGACCGAGCAGATCGGGCACGGCGTGTGGGCGTGGCTGGAAGCGCTGGGTGCCCGGCCCCACCCCTGCTGGCCCGACCCGACGTCCCCCACCCATCCCGTCGCGCTGGGCATGGCGCTGGCCCTGCAGACCCCGGCGGATACCCCGCTGGAGGCGGCGCTAGCGGCGCTTGCTTTCGGTTGGGCGGAAAACGCGGTGCAGGCCGCCATCAAGGCGGTGCCCTTGGGCCAGGCCGCGGGACAACGGATCCTGCGCCGACTGGTCGCGGAGATTCCCGACGCGGTGGCCGAGGCGCTGCGGCGCGCCGACGACCCCTCGCCTCTCGCGTTGCAGGCGTTTACCCCCGGGCTGGCCCTGTTGTCCAGCCGGCACGAAACCCAGTATTCCCGACTGTTTCGCTCATGA